One Halarcobacter ebronensis genomic window carries:
- the typA gene encoding translational GTPase TypA produces MKDIRNIAVIAHVDHGKTTLVDELLKQSGTFAAHTHVDERVMDSNDIEKERGITILSKNTAIDYEGVRINIIDTPGHADFGGEVERVLKMVDSVLLLVDAQEGVMPQTKFVVKKALSLGHRPIVVVNKIDKPAAEPDRVVDEVFDLFAQMDATDEQLEFPVIYAAARDGYSIYNLEDEKKDLQPLFQTILKEVPKPNGSDEAGLQLQVFTLDYDNFIGKIGIARIFNGKISQGETVLLCKANGERVKGRVTKLIGFKGLDRIEVKEAGAGDIVAVAGFETIDVGDSLCDPANPMPLDPMHIEEPTLSVTFAVNDSPLAGTEGKFVTSNKVDERLKAEMNTNIAMNYSQVGEGKFKVNGRGELQITILAENMRREGFEFSIGRPEVITKVENGVTMEPFEHLVIDTPTEYSGTIIEKLGKKKANMTNMVPMGAGFTRLEFEIPARGLIGIRTEFLTDTKGEGIMNHSFLEFRPYSGTVESRKNGALVSMESGEALGYSIFNLQERGIMYIKPQDKVYVGMVIGEHAKSNDLDVNPIKGKQLTNVRASGSDDAIKLIPPRVMSLENALEWIEEDELVEVTPKSVRIRKRELDPTARKRTAKKAKFAD; encoded by the coding sequence ATGAAAGATATTAGAAATATTGCGGTAATAGCGCACGTTGACCATGGTAAAACAACATTAGTTGATGAGCTATTAAAGCAATCAGGGACTTTTGCAGCGCATACTCATGTTGATGAAAGAGTTATGGATAGTAATGATATCGAAAAAGAGAGAGGTATTACTATTCTTTCTAAAAATACAGCTATTGATTATGAAGGTGTAAGAATTAACATCATTGACACTCCAGGACACGCCGATTTTGGTGGAGAAGTTGAGAGGGTTTTAAAAATGGTTGACTCAGTTTTACTTCTTGTGGATGCACAAGAGGGAGTTATGCCTCAAACAAAATTCGTTGTTAAAAAAGCACTATCATTAGGTCACAGACCAATCGTTGTTGTTAATAAAATCGATAAACCTGCAGCTGAACCAGATAGAGTTGTTGATGAAGTGTTTGACCTGTTCGCACAAATGGATGCAACTGATGAACAGCTTGAGTTCCCTGTAATATATGCAGCAGCAAGAGATGGTTATTCAATCTATAATCTTGAAGATGAAAAGAAAGATTTACAACCATTATTCCAAACAATCTTAAAAGAGGTTCCAAAACCAAACGGAAGTGATGAGGCGGGATTACAGCTACAAGTATTTACACTTGATTACGATAACTTCATTGGAAAAATTGGTATTGCAAGAATCTTTAATGGGAAAATCTCTCAAGGTGAAACAGTACTTTTATGTAAAGCAAATGGTGAAAGAGTAAAAGGAAGAGTAACTAAACTTATTGGATTTAAAGGTCTTGATAGAATTGAAGTAAAAGAGGCAGGTGCAGGTGATATTGTTGCAGTTGCAGGATTTGAAACTATTGATGTTGGAGATTCACTCTGTGATCCAGCAAACCCAATGCCGTTGGATCCAATGCATATTGAAGAACCAACACTGTCTGTAACATTTGCAGTTAATGATTCTCCATTAGCTGGAACTGAAGGAAAGTTTGTTACCTCAAACAAAGTTGATGAGAGATTAAAAGCTGAAATGAACACTAATATTGCGATGAACTACTCGCAAGTTGGTGAGGGAAAATTTAAAGTTAACGGAAGAGGTGAGCTTCAAATTACTATTTTGGCAGAAAATATGAGAAGAGAAGGTTTTGAGTTCTCTATTGGAAGACCAGAAGTTATTACAAAAGTTGAAAATGGTGTAACAATGGAGCCATTTGAACATCTTGTAATAGATACTCCAACTGAGTATTCAGGAACTATTATAGAAAAGCTTGGAAAGAAAAAAGCCAATATGACCAATATGGTACCTATGGGAGCAGGCTTTACAAGGTTAGAGTTTGAGATTCCGGCAAGGGGACTTATTGGTATAAGAACAGAGTTCTTAACGGATACTAAGGGAGAGGGTATTATGAACCACTCCTTTTTAGAGTTTAGACCGTACTCGGGTACAGTTGAAAGTAGAAAAAATGGTGCATTAGTATCCATGGAATCGGGAGAGGCGTTAGGTTACTCAATCTTTAACCTACAAGAGAGAGGAATCATGTATATCAAGCCTCAAGATAAGGTCTACGTAGGTATGGTAATTGGAGAACACGCGAAGTCAAATGACTTAGATGTTAACCCAATTAAAGGAAAGCAGCTAACGAACGTTAGGGCTTCGGGAAGTGATGATGCAATTAAGTTGATTCCACCAAGAGTGATGTCTTTAGAGAATGCTTTAGAGTGGATCGAAGAGGATGAACTGGTCGAAGTTACACCTAAGAGTGTAAGAATTAGAAAGAGAGAGCTTGACCCTACAGCTAGGAAAAGAACTGCTAAGAAGGCAAAATTTGCTGACTAG
- a CDS encoding ABC transporter permease: MLIYALKALKANRLKTILILISLIFSISSIFLISSISNGIISMYSNLLKSDGDIIITQAKISDTFFSNVDIKLLEKIDKLKGVTKASAIIVGASPVESLPIVAVYGVTKNRFLNYHLEKGSYPEIKEVLVGNSIYNSLKNKNTIQIADKTFTISGVFKSDIGFENGGVVLNIKDASSIFNKSASMLMVNTNFGGNINNLTKEIESLNPDIEAKSTQNFVDNYNQFKIIKTSSNLIGFISFFLGLLGIVSIMTITINQRKSEFGIKRALGISTKKIVFQTILESSILGVFAFISSLIISNIALYFIKNSELFHGYVNGEISSTLAFYLFICSLLMAVLGSIIPAINASKTDPIILIQGDKI, from the coding sequence TTGTTAATTTACGCATTAAAGGCTTTAAAGGCAAACAGATTAAAAACCATATTAATACTTATTAGCTTAATTTTCTCTATAAGTTCTATATTTCTAATAAGCTCAATATCAAATGGAATTATCTCTATGTATTCAAATTTGCTTAAAAGTGATGGGGATATAATTATAACTCAAGCAAAAATCTCTGATACATTTTTTTCAAATGTAGATATAAAACTACTTGAAAAAATAGATAAATTAAAAGGCGTAACTAAAGCTTCAGCTATTATTGTTGGAGCAAGTCCCGTTGAATCTTTACCTATTGTTGCAGTTTATGGGGTTACAAAAAATAGATTTTTAAATTACCACTTAGAAAAAGGTTCTTATCCAGAAATAAAAGAGGTATTAGTTGGAAACTCTATTTATAACTCACTTAAAAACAAAAATACAATTCAAATAGCAGATAAAACATTTACAATCTCAGGTGTTTTCAAAAGTGATATTGGTTTTGAAAATGGTGGAGTTGTTTTAAATATAAAAGATGCAAGTAGTATTTTTAATAAAAGTGCCTCAATGCTTATGGTAAATACCAATTTTGGGGGAAATATAAATAATCTAACAAAAGAGATAGAGTCTTTAAATCCTGATATAGAAGCAAAATCAACTCAAAACTTTGTGGATAACTATAATCAGTTTAAAATAATTAAGACCTCATCAAATCTAATTGGTTTTATCTCGTTTTTTTTAGGACTTCTTGGAATTGTAAGCATCATGACAATAACTATAAATCAAAGAAAAAGTGAATTTGGAATAAAAAGAGCTTTAGGGATTTCTACAAAAAAAATAGTTTTTCAAACCATTTTAGAGAGTTCAATCCTAGGTGTTTTTGCATTTATTTCTTCACTTATAATCTCAAATATTGCCCTATATTTTATTAAAAACTCTGAACTTTTCCATGGTTATGTAAATGGTGAGATATCTTCAACTCTTGCTTTTTATCTTTTTATTTGTTCTTTGCTTATGGCAGTTTTAGGTTCAATAATCCCTGCAATAAACGCTTCTAAAACTGATCCTATTATCTTAATTCAAGGGGATAAAATATGA
- a CDS encoding ABC transporter ATP-binding protein, with protein MIKAINLSHDYNGDIALRDINLEIKRGEFICLVGESGSGKTTLLSILSTLLKPKEGQLSFNKQNYKDIKNLDEFRQKNIGFIFQFHHLINYLTLFENVKLANEECKDEEILKVFKLLNIEDLKSKFPTEISGGQRQRAAIARALINNPKVIFADEPTGNLDSKNAQIVFELLKNLSAKGTTVIVATHNKELATMANKIYEVKDGQLK; from the coding sequence ATGATAAAAGCTATTAATTTATCACATGACTACAATGGAGATATTGCCCTAAGAGATATAAATCTTGAAATAAAAAGGGGTGAATTTATTTGCCTTGTTGGGGAAAGTGGTAGCGGTAAAACTACTCTTCTTTCTATTTTATCAACCCTTTTAAAACCAAAAGAAGGGCAGCTTTCTTTTAATAAACAAAATTACAAAGATATAAAAAATCTAGATGAATTTAGACAAAAAAATATTGGTTTTATTTTTCAATTTCACCATTTAATAAATTATCTAACACTCTTTGAAAATGTAAAACTTGCAAATGAGGAGTGTAAAGATGAAGAGATTTTAAAGGTTTTCAAACTTCTAAATATTGAGGATTTAAAATCTAAATTTCCAACTGAAATTTCAGGAGGACAAAGACAAAGAGCAGCGATAGCAAGAGCTTTAATAAACAATCCAAAAGTCATATTTGCAGATGAACCAACAGGAAATTTGGACTCTAAAAATGCTCAAATTGTATTTGAACTACTTAAAAACCTATCTGCAAAAGGTACTACAGTTATTGTGGCAACTCACAACAAAGAGCTTGCAACAATGGCAAATAAAATTTATGAGGTAAAAGATGGACAACTTAAATAG
- a CDS encoding YceI family protein, producing MYKLVLVCLLALFVNAKELTLVDGEINAHTEVFGDSTIDPKTEKIVAQVTKEDSLESINGNFEIEALSLISDNKDRDQHMYKVLNVVDSPKISFKINSVSKVEEGYKINGILNLNHVQRPISTDATINEVANLIKLSGNFSINLTDFNLEPPTMFFLTVRDQIDIKYSFNLKE from the coding sequence ATGTATAAATTAGTTTTAGTTTGCCTATTGGCACTTTTTGTAAATGCTAAAGAGTTAACTTTAGTTGATGGTGAAATAAATGCACACACGGAGGTTTTTGGAGATAGTACAATAGATCCTAAAACTGAAAAAATAGTTGCACAAGTTACAAAAGAGGATTCACTAGAATCTATTAATGGAAATTTTGAGATAGAGGCTTTATCATTAATTAGTGATAACAAAGATAGAGATCAACATATGTACAAGGTTTTAAATGTGGTAGATTCACCTAAAATCTCATTTAAAATCAACTCAGTTAGTAAAGTTGAAGAGGGGTACAAAATTAATGGTATTCTAAATCTAAACCATGTCCAAAGACCTATATCAACAGATGCAACTATAAATGAGGTTGCAAATCTTATAAAACTATCTGGTAATTTTTCTATTAACCTTACAGATTTTAATTTGGAGCCACCAACAATGTTTTTTCTAACTGTTAGAGACCAAATTGATATTAAATATAGTTTTAACTTAAAGGAATAG
- a CDS encoding metallophosphoesterase translates to MTLPKVEEITIEQEMKGLSILHLSDLHINKKSSVDSIKELVSLCNKSSAQFVVITGDIIDCKVKFIKEKLEILNKIEKQTYYISGNHDLFYGFEPLKNCLKNLICLDNKTEIFEYQNKKIAIGGFSDRFSKFFGIKREEQKVLKFLQNYEYAILLAHQPKDYTFALKSNCKLFLCGHTHGGQIYPFHYVVKLSQPFLKGLHYRDQTAIYVNKGLGYWGINFRFKANNEISLLKLR, encoded by the coding sequence GTGACACTTCCAAAAGTTGAAGAGATAACAATTGAACAAGAGATGAAGGGTTTATCAATCCTTCATCTAAGTGACCTTCATATAAATAAAAAAAGCTCTGTTGATTCTATAAAAGAGCTTGTATCTTTATGCAACAAAAGTAGTGCACAATTTGTTGTAATAACAGGGGATATAATAGATTGTAAAGTCAAATTTATAAAAGAGAAACTTGAAATTCTTAACAAAATAGAAAAACAAACCTACTATATAAGTGGAAACCATGATCTCTTTTATGGATTTGAACCTTTAAAAAATTGTCTAAAAAACTTAATCTGCCTAGATAATAAAACGGAAATCTTTGAATATCAAAATAAAAAAATTGCCATTGGTGGGTTTAGTGACAGATTCTCTAAATTTTTTGGTATAAAAAGGGAAGAGCAAAAAGTTTTAAAATTTTTACAAAATTATGAGTATGCAATTCTTTTAGCCCATCAGCCAAAAGATTATACTTTTGCTTTAAAAAGTAATTGCAAACTCTTTTTATGTGGACATACCCATGGGGGACAAATTTATCCTTTTCACTATGTTGTAAAACTTTCTCAACCCTTTTTAAAGGGACTTCATTATAGAGATCAAACGGCCATTTATGTAAACAAAGGTTTGGGTTATTGGGGGATAAATTTTAGATTCAAAGCCAATAATGAAATCAGTTTATTAAAATTAAGGTAG
- a CDS encoding response regulator transcription factor: MKILIIEDDEKIINFLKKGLEEESYSIDSSQNGEEGLYLASVNNYDLILLDIMLPLMSGIEVCKKLRASQIFTPIIMLTAKDSIEDTIQGLDIGANDYLSKPFSFSELLARIRVQLRATPNQQTKLKLADLELDLLSKTAKRGEDNITLTAKEFALLEYLIKNQDKVLSETLLGSMLNNMDEVNISNVVNVYIYRLRNKIDKPYEKKLIKTVRGMGFRISDE, from the coding sequence ATGAAAATATTGATTATTGAAGATGATGAAAAAATTATAAACTTCCTAAAAAAGGGATTAGAAGAGGAATCTTATAGTATAGACTCTTCACAAAATGGAGAAGAGGGACTTTATTTAGCAAGTGTAAATAACTATGATTTGATTCTTTTAGACATAATGCTTCCACTAATGAGTGGGATAGAAGTATGCAAAAAACTAAGAGCCTCACAAATTTTCACTCCAATTATAATGCTAACAGCAAAAGATAGTATAGAAGATACAATACAAGGTCTTGATATAGGGGCAAATGATTACCTCTCAAAACCTTTCTCTTTTTCTGAACTGCTTGCTAGAATTAGAGTTCAACTAAGAGCAACTCCAAATCAACAAACAAAACTAAAACTTGCCGATTTAGAACTTGATTTACTTTCAAAAACAGCAAAAAGAGGGGAAGACAATATTACTCTAACAGCAAAAGAGTTTGCTCTTTTGGAGTATTTAATAAAAAATCAAGACAAGGTTTTATCAGAGACTCTACTTGGTTCAATGCTTAATAACATGGATGAAGTAAATATAAGCAATGTTGTAAATGTGTATATCTATAGATTAAGAAATAAAATAGACAAACCCTATGAGAAGAAATTAATAAAAACTGTTAGAGGAATGGGATTTAGAATAAGCGATGAATAA
- a CDS encoding sensor histidine kinase: MNKLSIKRKLLIYNILIQTIILVVLSLSIYKTLHISTLDKIETSLKVIILDIVDDISEHQDNLSEIDFDEEKEYKFKPLYVRLIDKNLKIVKSTTFPDEIPINHKNIKLEIIDFQEYENFIVGEIKFSMLNNPYILQVATNYKILNETMQNLFYILIFIIPIILIFSITGGYFLIYKSFNPIEEILENLREINSTTLSKRLLYSKREDEIDMLAKEINSLLERLEISFDKINQFSSDASHELKTPLTIIRGEIEIALRKDREKEEYKTTLQSCLDEVLIIQQTIDDLLFLAKEESSEKSIHETIYVDELTLEAAKELKPFAKIKNIEIKIQINDIFQIEGHNKLLKIGIKNILKNAIIYSHEASSVTVKNSIENDNFVITIEDKGIGISKEDQTKIFEKFYRTDKSRNKESGGTGLGMSIVEKIAKLHGAKIELESQEKVGTTVKLIFKRDINE, translated from the coding sequence ATGAATAAACTAAGTATTAAAAGAAAACTTCTAATTTACAATATACTTATCCAAACTATTATTTTGGTTGTACTCTCCTTGTCTATTTATAAAACTCTTCATATCTCTACTTTGGATAAAATAGAGACTTCACTAAAGGTTATTATTTTGGATATTGTTGATGATATTTCAGAGCATCAAGATAACTTAAGTGAGATAGATTTTGATGAAGAGAAAGAGTATAAATTTAAACCTTTGTATGTAAGACTTATTGATAAAAATCTAAAAATTGTAAAAAGCACAACTTTTCCAGATGAGATTCCAATAAACCATAAAAATATAAAACTAGAGATAATTGATTTTCAAGAGTATGAAAACTTTATAGTAGGAGAGATTAAATTCTCTATGTTAAATAATCCCTATATTCTCCAAGTGGCAACAAACTATAAAATACTAAATGAGACAATGCAAAATCTCTTTTATATCTTAATCTTTATTATTCCTATTATTCTTATCTTCTCTATAACAGGTGGATATTTTCTTATTTATAAATCCTTTAATCCAATAGAAGAGATACTTGAAAATTTAAGAGAGATTAACTCCACAACCCTTTCAAAAAGGCTTCTTTATTCAAAAAGAGAAGATGAAATTGATATGCTCGCAAAGGAGATAAACTCTCTTTTGGAGAGACTTGAAATCTCTTTTGACAAGATTAACCAATTTAGTTCTGATGCATCCCATGAATTAAAAACTCCCCTTACAATAATAAGAGGTGAAATAGAGATAGCACTTAGAAAAGATAGAGAAAAAGAGGAGTATAAAACAACTCTTCAATCTTGCCTTGATGAAGTTTTAATAATACAACAAACTATTGATGATTTGCTCTTTTTAGCAAAAGAGGAGTCATCAGAAAAAAGTATACATGAGACAATATATGTGGATGAACTTACCCTTGAAGCAGCTAAAGAGCTAAAGCCCTTTGCAAAAATAAAAAATATTGAAATAAAAATTCAAATTAATGATATTTTTCAAATAGAAGGGCACAATAAACTTCTAAAAATTGGTATTAAAAATATTCTTAAAAATGCCATTATTTATAGCCATGAGGCATCAAGTGTAACTGTTAAAAACTCCATTGAAAATGACAATTTTGTAATTACCATTGAAGATAAAGGAATAGGTATCTCAAAAGAGGATCAAACAAAAATCTTTGAGAAATTCTATAGAACAGACAAAAGTAGAAATAAAGAGTCAGGGGGAACTGGACTTGGAATGTCTATTGTTGAAAAAATTGCAAAACTTCATGGAGCAAAGATAGAATTAGAGAGTCAAGAAAAAGTAGGCACAACTGTAAAACTAATCTTTAAAAGGGATATAAATGAATAA
- a CDS encoding cytochrome b/b6 domain-containing protein, with the protein MNKNYIWSLPSRVFHWGFVLLIIIAFLSADKDTILIHTISGYLLVIALLFRFSWGVFGPKYSKFRDFPLGIKRAKDFAKNILNPKEEFLGHNPMASYVMLAILIVVAIIIFTGTLAYGSQEAKGFFSFLVKDKVYKHIHEFFANFLYLLIFLHLCGIFIDRVLHKENQTLKSIFNGFKYSKEKENIKLNIFQKLFAFLFLIIFFSFLIYLIVDKTNPFIY; encoded by the coding sequence ATGAATAAAAACTATATTTGGAGTTTACCTTCAAGGGTTTTTCACTGGGGATTTGTTCTTCTTATCATAATTGCTTTTTTAAGTGCAGACAAAGATACAATTCTTATTCATACAATAAGTGGCTATCTTTTAGTTATAGCTCTGCTTTTTAGATTTTCATGGGGAGTTTTTGGACCTAAATACTCTAAGTTTAGAGACTTTCCTTTGGGAATAAAAAGAGCCAAAGATTTTGCAAAAAATATCTTAAATCCAAAAGAGGAGTTTCTAGGACATAACCCTATGGCTTCTTATGTAATGCTTGCAATTTTAATTGTTGTTGCTATTATAATCTTTACAGGAACATTAGCTTATGGTTCTCAAGAAGCAAAAGGATTTTTTAGTTTTTTAGTCAAAGACAAAGTATATAAACATATCCATGAATTTTTTGCAAACTTTTTGTACCTGCTTATTTTTCTACATCTTTGTGGAATTTTTATTGATAGAGTTTTACATAAAGAGAATCAAACACTAAAATCTATTTTTAATGGTTTTAAATATAGCAAAGAGAAAGAGAATATAAAACTAAATATTTTTCAAAAACTTTTTGCTTTTTTATTTTTGATTATATTTTTTAGTTTTTTAATCTATTTAATAGTAGATAAAACAAACCCTTTTATCTACTAA
- a CDS encoding class I SAM-dependent methyltransferase, with protein sequence MRNDFFENNDKLNALEAQYEAQKIAFSPIVFQVARTMRDLNLLEILSKNKNGLTYEELAKESTLSKYAVQVLCETALSANIVSLKDEKVFLTKIGFFINSDKMTITNMNYNHHVNYLGLFYLDEAIKNEKAEGLKVFGDWETIYPALSTLPNDAKKSWFEFDHMYSDSGFKEAIKILKELKPEKILDIGGNTGKFAMLFAQSNPEIEITIMDLPQQIKLAKQNIYEKDIKSISTYEANILLEDTTIPKGFDIIWMSQFLDCFKEEQIVKILEKIYASMDNNSEICIMEPFWDRQNNETAAFCVINTSPYFTAMANGYSKMFKYTDFEKLLKKANLKVVEIIDNIGLCQTIIRCEKISR encoded by the coding sequence ATGAGAAATGATTTTTTTGAAAACAATGATAAATTGAATGCTTTAGAAGCACAATATGAGGCTCAAAAAATTGCATTTTCTCCTATCGTTTTTCAAGTAGCAAGAACAATGAGAGACTTAAATCTTTTAGAGATTTTATCAAAAAATAAAAATGGTTTAACCTATGAAGAGTTGGCCAAAGAGTCTACTCTTTCAAAATATGCTGTTCAAGTTCTCTGTGAAACAGCCCTAAGTGCAAATATAGTCTCTTTAAAAGATGAAAAGGTATTTTTAACAAAAATAGGATTTTTTATAAATAGCGATAAGATGACTATTACAAATATGAACTACAATCATCACGTGAACTATTTGGGACTCTTTTATTTAGATGAAGCTATCAAAAATGAAAAGGCAGAAGGCTTAAAAGTATTTGGAGACTGGGAAACAATCTATCCTGCACTATCAACACTTCCTAATGATGCAAAAAAATCATGGTTTGAGTTTGACCATATGTACTCAGATTCAGGATTTAAAGAAGCAATAAAAATACTAAAAGAGTTAAAGCCTGAAAAAATTTTAGATATAGGTGGAAATACAGGTAAATTTGCAATGCTTTTTGCCCAATCTAATCCAGAGATAGAGATTACAATTATGGATTTACCACAACAAATAAAACTGGCAAAACAAAATATTTATGAAAAAGATATAAAGAGTATATCAACATATGAAGCAAATATTTTATTAGAGGATACAACTATTCCAAAAGGGTTTGATATTATTTGGATGAGTCAGTTTTTAGACTGTTTTAAAGAGGAACAGATTGTAAAAATATTGGAAAAAATCTATGCATCTATGGATAACAATAGTGAAATCTGTATTATGGAGCCTTTTTGGGATAGACAAAACAATGAAACAGCAGCTTTTTGCGTAATTAACACCTCTCCATATTTTACAGCTATGGCAAATGGGTATAGTAAAATGTTTAAGTATACTGATTTTGAGAAGCTACTAAAAAAAGCAAATCTAAAAGTGGTTGAAATTATTGATAATATAGGTTTGTGTCAAACAATTATAAGATGTGAAAAAATTAGTAGATAA
- a CDS encoding beta-ketoacyl synthase chain length factor — translation MKVNLEILEAAYLFGKESIENLSTKELVPKMVIRRRLTPAAKIVVELLNKIEFNNHRVFYGTNYGELNASSKILNSILYEDILSPTDFQNSVYNTAVSYASILNKNYSEILTTSSGDETSQKLLKLGAIKALDKDEVVLICTETINIKNINQINKCIDYLESGVVLKLKISEEEASIKYEGIRNKGFPKSIDEMLTIAKAFDKDKKNIIEVKL, via the coding sequence ATGAAAGTAAATTTAGAGATATTAGAAGCTGCATACTTATTTGGGAAAGAGTCTATTGAGAATCTTTCAACAAAAGAGTTGGTTCCTAAAATGGTTATAAGAAGAAGATTAACTCCTGCAGCTAAAATTGTAGTGGAGTTATTAAACAAAATTGAGTTTAATAATCATCGAGTCTTTTATGGTACAAATTATGGAGAGCTAAATGCTAGCTCAAAAATTTTAAATTCCATATTATATGAAGATATTTTATCTCCAACAGATTTTCAAAACTCAGTTTATAACACAGCTGTCTCATATGCCTCTATTTTAAACAAAAATTATAGTGAGATTTTAACTACTTCTTCAGGAGATGAGACCTCTCAAAAGCTTCTAAAACTAGGTGCAATTAAGGCTTTAGATAAAGATGAAGTTGTACTTATATGCACAGAAACAATAAATATAAAAAATATAAATCAAATCAACAAGTGTATTGATTATCTGGAATCAGGTGTTGTTCTAAAACTGAAAATTAGCGAAGAAGAAGCCTCTATAAAATATGAAGGCATAAGAAATAAAGGATTTCCAAAATCAATAGATGAGATGCTAACAATTGCAAAGGCTTTTGATAAAGATAAAAAAAATATCATAGAAGTCAAATTATGA
- a CDS encoding beta-ketoacyl-[acyl-carrier-protein] synthase family protein — protein sequence MTINKKAYINSFASISCAGKNSQELFESICKKKETITIDKTYIKDKELALGKIDSSKSFKELLIQKCQKVLNNSNLEDFKNTFLVVGSSVGGMKTSEEQFFKDKSYENIDPKYHGIDTIATWIKEEFDFYDDISFSTACTSSANAVGYAKEVISKGIYKNVLVVGADSLSYTTVCGFNALSVLSSKPCTPFDKDREGMNVSEAIAVLLIQDNRSNSNSVEVCGVGYSSDAHHMTQPHPEGIGAMKAMQNALLDAKITEDKIDYINAHGTGTLANDSSELIAISKLFKEKKPLVSSTKSITGHSLGAAGALEAIISTLILQKQIVPSNKGLKRVDIEGVNYSKEVKESKISYILSNSFAFGGNNTSIIFGI from the coding sequence ATGACAATAAATAAAAAAGCATATATAAATAGTTTTGCTTCAATCTCTTGTGCTGGAAAAAATTCCCAAGAGCTTTTTGAAAGTATTTGTAAAAAAAAAGAGACAATTACTATAGATAAAACCTATATCAAAGACAAAGAGCTTGCCCTTGGTAAAATAGATTCTTCAAAAAGTTTTAAAGAGTTGTTAATACAAAAGTGTCAAAAAGTTTTAAATAACTCAAATTTAGAGGATTTTAAAAATACTTTTTTGGTAGTTGGCTCTTCTGTTGGTGGAATGAAAACTTCAGAAGAACAGTTTTTCAAAGATAAAAGTTATGAAAATATTGACCCCAAATATCATGGCATAGATACCATTGCAACTTGGATAAAAGAGGAGTTTGATTTTTATGATGATATCTCTTTTTCAACCGCATGTACTTCAAGTGCAAATGCAGTTGGTTATGCAAAAGAGGTTATCTCAAAAGGTATTTACAAAAATGTTTTAGTAGTGGGAGCTGACTCTTTATCTTATACAACCGTATGTGGTTTTAATGCCCTTAGTGTACTCTCTTCAAAACCTTGTACCCCTTTTGATAAAGATAGAGAGGGAATGAATGTTTCTGAAGCAATTGCAGTTTTATTAATTCAAGATAATAGAAGTAATAGTAACAGTGTAGAGGTTTGTGGCGTTGGATACAGTTCCGATGCACACCATATGACTCAGCCTCATCCAGAAGGCATAGGGGCTATGAAAGCTATGCAAAATGCTTTATTGGATGCAAAAATTACAGAAGATAAGATAGATTATATAAATGCACATGGAACTGGTACTTTAGCAAATGATTCCTCTGAACTAATTGCAATATCAAAACTATTTAAAGAGAAAAAACCTTTGGTCTCTTCTACCAAATCTATTACAGGACACTCTTTAGGAGCAGCTGGCGCATTGGAAGCTATTATCTCGACTCTTATTTTACAAAAACAGATTGTTCCATCGAATAAGGGATTGAAAAGAGTAGATATTGAAGGGGTGAATTACTCAAAAGAGGTAAAAGAATCAAAAATATCTTATATTCTTAGTAACTCTTTTGCCTTTGGCGGAAACAATACCTCTATAATTTTTGGAATATAA
- a CDS encoding phosphopantetheine-binding protein has protein sequence MKMDINSFKQILIEGLNLEDTTPEDIENDSTLFGDEGLGLDSVDSIELVLIIEKEYGVKINNPAEYNTIFASVNNLFKYINDNK, from the coding sequence ATGAAAATGGATATTAACAGTTTTAAACAGATATTAATCGAAGGATTAAATTTAGAAGACACCACACCAGAAGATATTGAAAATGACTCTACACTTTTTGGTGATGAAGGTTTAGGACTGGACTCTGTTGACTCAATTGAGTTAGTACTTATTATAGAAAAAGAGTATGGTGTTAAGATAAATAATCCAGCAGAGTATAATACAATTTTTGCTTCTGTAAACAATCTATTTAAATATATAAATGACAATAAATAA